The Metabacillus schmidteae genome includes a region encoding these proteins:
- a CDS encoding MgtC/SapB family protein — translation MIIQPNTFIFNIGIAAILSTIIGLERQLKKKPLGLKTCLVIGIVSCLLTSVSIESAEKFAEAYIRPMDPLRLAAQIVSGIGFLGAGVILRRNNDMISGLTTAAMVWGAGGIGISCGAGFWFEATIATFLILISVEIIPFIFKYIGPKSLRERDLKVKITVDDEEKMTEVLKELKQKDMKAKKVRVKDIKQGELQQLDLILVVNEKLYITEVYYTLKQINHVIHVEMESL, via the coding sequence ATGATCATTCAACCAAATACTTTTATTTTCAATATTGGAATCGCAGCCATTTTATCTACAATTATTGGCCTGGAACGCCAATTAAAGAAAAAGCCGTTGGGTTTGAAAACCTGTTTAGTTATCGGTATTGTTAGTTGTTTATTAACTTCTGTTTCGATTGAATCGGCTGAAAAATTTGCAGAGGCTTACATAAGACCGATGGATCCTTTAAGATTAGCAGCCCAGATCGTTTCAGGTATAGGTTTTTTAGGTGCAGGTGTTATCTTAAGACGAAACAACGATATGATTTCAGGATTGACAACAGCAGCCATGGTTTGGGGTGCAGGTGGAATCGGGATTTCATGTGGAGCTGGATTTTGGTTCGAAGCTACCATAGCTACATTTCTTATCCTCATTAGTGTAGAAATCATTCCGTTTATCTTCAAATATATCGGTCCCAAATCATTAAGAGAGCGGGATTTAAAAGTAAAAATTACGGTTGACGATGAAGAGAAGATGACAGAAGTCTTAAAGGAACTTAAACAAAAAGATATGAAGGCAAAGAAAGTTAGAGTGAAAGATATCAAACAAGGTGAACTTCAGCAGTTAGATCTAATCCTAGTTGTGAATGAAAAACTATATATAACAGAGGTTTATTATACTTTAAAACAGATCAATCACGTGATTCATGTTGAAATGGAATCTTTGTAG
- a CDS encoding NUDIX domain-containing protein → MKNIAEVKAGVAVLIFNENYQVLLQKRADVGLWGIPSGHIEIGETVSEAAIREVKEETNLDIRINKLIGVYSDPHSQVFSYPNGQVVHFITTCFLAEIIGGELICNLEESIEMKFFDVHQLPKDLLKMHPRWLDDALANRERAFIR, encoded by the coding sequence ATGAAGAATATTGCTGAAGTAAAAGCAGGTGTGGCGGTGTTGATTTTCAATGAAAATTATCAGGTTTTATTACAGAAAAGAGCAGATGTAGGGTTATGGGGCATCCCTTCAGGTCATATAGAAATCGGCGAAACGGTATCAGAGGCAGCTATTCGGGAAGTAAAAGAGGAAACAAACTTAGATATAAGAATTAATAAACTGATCGGTGTTTATTCCGATCCTCATTCTCAGGTGTTTTCCTATCCAAATGGTCAAGTTGTTCACTTTATCACCACTTGCTTTCTAGCTGAAATAATAGGGGGTGAGCTCATCTGTAATTTAGAGGAATCAATAGAGATGAAGTTTTTTGACGTTCACCAATTGCCGAAGGACTTGTTAAAGATGCATCCAAGGTGGTTAGATGATGCTCTGGCTAATAGGGAGAGAGCATTTATTCGGTAG